The Alnus glutinosa chromosome 8, dhAlnGlut1.1, whole genome shotgun sequence DNA segment CTTCGTTGAACCTctcacacatacacacaaaaCTAAAACTGAAGCAGAAGCAGCTATGGAATTGGAGGAGGCTATAGTTATGTACCCAACACCAGCAATAGGCCACCTGATCTCCATGGTAGAGCTTGCCAAACTAATACTCACCCACCAGCCTTCACTCATCGTACACATACTCATCGCCCCGCAACCTTACAACGCTGGTTCCACCGCTCCGTACATAGCCGCCGTCTCTTCTACCACCCCCTCCATCACCTTTCACAATCTCCCCAACGTTATTCTCCCTCTCACCTCCTCCCCCAACCATGAAACGCTTACCTTTGAGCTCCTCCGCCTCAACAACCCAAATCTCCACCAATCTCTCCTGTCCATCTCCAAAAGCTACACCGTCCGCGCGCTCATCATGGACTGCTTCTGCTCTCATGCTCTCTCTGTTGCAGACAACCTCAGCATTCCTGGCTACTACTTTTTCACTTCCGGTGCCGGCTGTCTCGCTTACTTCCTGTATCTCCCCACCATGCACAGAAGTTCGACAAAAAGCTTCAAATACCTTAACACCCTTCTTGACATTCCTGGCATACCCCCAATACCATCCTCGGATTCACCGAAACCGTTACTTGACCGTAACAATGACGCCTACAAATGCTTTCTCGACTGCTCGTTTAGCTTTATCAAATCGGCAGGAATAATCGTCAACACTTTCGAATCGCTGGAGCCAAGAGTTATCAAAGCAATATCAGATGGGCTATGCGTACCAGACGGTCCAACGCCGCCTATTTTTTGCATAGGACCACTCATAGCTAGTAGTAACGAAAGAGATGAGGCCGCGCCGGAGTGCTTAAGGTGGCTCGACTGCGAAGCGtagtgtttttatgttttggaagCTTGGGGTTGTTCTCGAGGGAACAGTTGAAGGAGATATCAATAGGGCTGGAAAGGAGTGGCTTAAGGTTCTTGTGGGTGGTGCGCAATCCGCCGACTCTGGGCCATAGCTTGGCCGTCACGGCACAACCTGAGCCGGACTTGGATCTGTTGCTTCCGGAGGGTTTCTTGGAGCGGACAAAAGAGAGAGGCCTGGTAGTGAAGTCTTGGGTTCCACAGGTGGCCGTGTTGAACCACGAATCGGTCGGTGGGTTTGTGACTCATTGCGGGTGGAACTCGGTGCTGGAAGCGTTGCGTGCGAAGGTGCCGATGGTGGCTTGGCCGCTGTATTCTGAGCAAAGGTTGAATAGGGTGGTGTTGGTTGAAGAAATAAGAATTGCTTTGCCAATGAAGGAGTCGGAGAATGGGTTTGTGAATGCGGCCGAGGTGGAGAAGCGAGTTAGAGAGTTAATGGAGTCGGAAGAAGGTAAGTCGATCAGGGAGAGAATCGTGTGGATGAAAAATGAAGCCAAGGCTGCTCTCAGTGATCAGAGTGGATCGTCTCGGATGGCATTAGCCAAACTCTGTCAGTCGTGGAAGCTGTGTTAATGGATTGTATTTGTTTTAGAGCCAACGGTACGGCACATTGGTGTACGTTTGATATAACAAGCAGTCTTGTAACAAGTAGTTATATATGCTTGTTTTATTTATGTTCGCCTGCTGTAACAAGCAGTCTAGCTTGTAAGTTATGAATACTGCTGAACGGCACATGGATGGCCTACCTTTTCTTTTGATGTGTATTAATCGCACTTATGCGtgcattatttttctttgaagtaAATGGCCAAATTGATAAGGTTATGGTTACCTTTGTCAAAAATCCTCTCTTACCAACCGATTGTGTCCTATGTCCTCTTCTTAAACGACATAgtgggagaaagagagagagagagagagagagaaataggtTCTCTTCCGAAGGAGCGCGACGTACGTAGTTGAATTATATTGATGATATAAATGGAAGGAATTGCTCTACTAAAGAAGCTATAGAGGAAGCTTTTGTGGGTTACTTTAGCGACCTTTTCAAGGCTGGGGGAATATGGAGATAGAAGCTTGTGTGGACGCCTTGGATCAAAAGGTAACTCCTGAGATGAATCAAAGGTTATTGGCAGAGTTCACAGTGGAGGAGATTGCCATAGCACTGAATCAAATGTCACCGCTAAAGTCCCCTGGGCCAGACGGCTTTTCAGCCTGCTTCTACCAACACAATTGGGGTACTGTCCACCCTGAGGTATGTGCTGCCATTTTACATTTTCTAAATTCGGGTAATATGGATGCTCGCATAAATTCTACTCATATAGCCCTCATCCCAAAGGTTGCTTCTCCCAGTTCTGTTGCTGAATTCCGACCTATTTCCCTTTGTAATGTCATATATAAGTTGCTCTCTAAAGTTCTGGCCAATAGACTAAAGACAGTATTACCCAAAGTTATTTCCTGCTATCAAAGTGCATTCCTGCAGGGCCGCCTTATCACAGATAATTTTCTAGTTGCGTATGAGACCCTACACTCAATGCAGTCCAGGATGTGGAGTAAAACAGGTTTTATGGGAATCAAGCTCGATATGAGCAAGGCGTACGACAAAGTAGAGTGGGATTTTTTGGAGGCAGCAATGGGGAAATTGGGCTTTGCGGACTGATGGATCAATATGGTTATGACATGAGTTAGAACTGTGACATACAAGGTGATTGTGAACGGTAATCCTGTGGGCCTTATCAAGCCGTCGAGGGGTATTAGACAGGGGGACCCTATCCctccttatttttttatcctTTGTGCAGAGGCTTTGAGCAACCTTCTTATTAAGGCGGAAAAGAGAGGTGTTATTACTGGGGTTCCAACTTCCCCGAGGGGTCCTCGCCTTAGCCACCTCTTTTTTGCAGATGATAGCTTGCTCTTTTGCAAAGCTAACTCGGTAGAATGGAGACGTTTGTTGAGAATTCTTGGGATCTACGAGGCAGGCTCGGGTCAGAAGCTTAACCTGCATAAGACTTCTATATTTTTTAGCTGGAATACTAGTGTGGAACGACGACAAGAGATTCTTCAACAATCAGCATTACAGGAGACCCAACGGTTGAACACATATTTGGGCTTGCCCTCCTTTGTTGGAAAGTCGAGGAAGCAAgctttttgtaatattttgggGAGGGTCTCTCAGAAACTAGGTAATtggaaagtaaaatttttatccCAGGCAAGTAAGGAGGTTCTTTTGAAGGCGGTGGTACAAGCAATTTCCACCTACAGTATGGGAGTGTTCCAATTGCCGATCTCTTTGTGCAAGGAAATCAACAAGCTGATGCAGGAATTTTGGTAGCAACATATGTCACAAGGATCTAAAATTCACTGGATGAGTTGGGAGAGAATGGGAAGGTCTAAAGCGGTGGGAGGACTAGGATTTAGAGATCTTGTGATGTTAAATAAAGCTTTGCTAGCTAAGCAAGGATGGAGATTGTTACAAGATCCTTCGTCTTTACTTGCATCCATCCTAAAGGCAAAATACTTCCGGAACTCGAACTTCTTGGGGGCAAAGTTGGGTTCTAGACCGTCGTTTGCATGGAGAAGTTTGTTTAATGCTCGTGACTTACTTTGGAGGGTATCATGTGGAGGGTTGGAGATGGTAGATCGATCAATATATGGGGGGACAAATGGCTACCAACCCCGATTACTTATGCAGTTCAATCTCCTCCAAAGACCCTTGCTGTTTCGACAAATGTAGCTGTCCTAATTGATCCTGTTACCATGGGCTGGAAAGAGGAGCTTATCAAAGCATAATTTTTTGAAGATGAAGCTAAAGTCATTACAGGTATCCCTTTGAGTCTGGGTTTGCCTCCAGATAGGATGTTTTGGAGAGGCACAATAGATGGTAGATTTACAGTTAGAAGTGCTTACCACCTTGGCAAAGAGACCAAAGCTATGGAAGCGGGACAATGTTCCTATGTGGGGGAAAGGGTAGAGGTGTGGAAAGCTATTTGGGCGTTACAAGTTCCAAGTTCAATGAAGTTATTTATTTGGCGAGCCTGTCATAACATCCTACCTACTGGAGTGAACTTAACTCAGAACAAGGTACTAGAAGACTCCTCCTGTCCTTGTTGTGGTGAGGCTAAAGAAACCATTTGCCATACCCTTTGGGAGTGCCCAGCAGCTCGAGATGTTTGGGGTGGGAATTCTTCTAGTTTTCATAAATGTCAATGGGTAGGGAATGACTTCAAGCTACTGTTCAAATATTGCTTGGAGAGAGTTAGCAGGGAGGAGTAAGACCTCATGGCAGTGGTGTCAAGGCGCATATGGTTGAGAAGAAATTCTCTGATTTTTTAGGGCACCTTCACTCATCCTAATATTGTGTATGCAGAAGCGGGGAAATCCCTTATTGAATATAAGAGATGTCAGTTCAAGGTGCCTGGAGTAATGTTGGATGAGGTATCTGTCCCATGTAATAGAAATATTAAATGGCAACCTCCTTCCCAAGGGCTGATAAAAGTTAATTGGGACGCCTCTATTAACAAGAATAAGGGGTGGATAGGGATGGGGATGATTGCCAGGGATAGCAATGGTGCTTGTCTGGGAGCTAAAAGTGTGACAAAAGAATTGATAACTGATTCAGTGACGGCCGAGGCGATGGCAGCACTTAGTGCTATGTACTTTTGCAGGGAGGTGGGCTTTTTGATGTTATATTGGAGGGGGATGCTAAACAAGTCTTGCAGGCTATTAattcaacccccccccccccccccttcctttCTAAATTTGGGCATTTTATTGAATCAATCCATCATGAAAAGAGAATCTTCAGATTAGTGGACTTCTCCTTTATTCCAAGAGAAGGAAACGCAGTGGCTCATGCTCTTGCAGCAGAGGCATCAAAACAGAAGGTTAATAATGCCTGGTTGGAAGAACTACCTTCTCGTTTTAGCAACTTTGTAATTAGGGACCAAATTGGTCCCTAGATCCTTTTTGTAGGATCGATCTTTCTATTGAGTAATGATATGAGTTACTTTCTGAGTTACTttcttgttcaaaaaataaaaaaaaaataaataaataaataaataaaaggcaaaCAACAGGTTCACAGATTTTCCTAAAACCAGAATTCAACGGTTATGAGCCTTTGAGCATCTCGTAATTGGACTTTAGAGGTAAAAGTCTACAGGATTTTTACTAGGTGCTTTTCCTATGGTTAAGGTAAAAGCTTTTAGAGGGACATTAAAACCTCACAACGTACACAAAAGTGTTATTAGATTGACTAAATAATTCTCTACTAACTTTATTACAAAATTGTGCCTTAATGCTACGTTTGTTTTGGCGTcaaatgttttttgaaaaatgcttttggtgtttggtaggggcaaaaataatggtcaacaaaaattattttcagtttgaccgtaaaagcctctttaatttttagaaaacaatttaaaagATTTAATTAGGAGAAGCTCTATTTTGGTTGCATAACCAAAACCAAATGAGttcttatatttataaagaaatatGTACATATGTTTTAAGGCATGTCAGTACAAGGTTTACAACATAGGAAACATAGAAAATATGGTAAGttacaaaagaggaaaaagtcGTGCGCTGAGTTTGAGGTGTAGAGATGCATCCGAAAGACATGGAGCTGAAGGAATCAGCAGGAATCAAAGAATCAACAGGAATTAAGGGTGATGTAGTCTACTGCTATAAGGTGGCTGATCAGCTGATTTTGTGGTGATCCTTTGCTGGTTTTTAGGCTGGTTTTGAGGAGAGGTGAGCTGTTGATTTTATCCTCTAACACCCCCCCGGCAAACTGATGGGAGGTTTGTCTTTTGATTTtcatcatcatattttttt contains these protein-coding regions:
- the LOC133876185 gene encoding uncharacterized protein LOC133876185, which translates into the protein MDQYGYDMKALSNLLIKAEKRGVITGVPTSPRGPRLSHLFFADDSLLFCKANSVEWRRLLRILGIYEAGSGQKLNLHKTSIFFSWNTSVERRQEILQQSALQETQRLNTYLGLPSFVGKSRKQAFCNILGRVSQKLGNWKVKFLSQASKEVLLKAVVQAISTYSMGVFQLPISLCKEINKLMQEFW